Proteins encoded by one window of Pseudomonadota bacterium:
- a CDS encoding DMT family transporter produces MTSPPTAGGGSQLRAIFYMCLATVLLFPMLNATVKYLGPDYSVWQIIWVRSIMHIVVMLALCAPGYGLVRIFTTTRPLLQLTRSALQVGAMFFFMTALQVLPLATVTSITFTAAFMVVMFSIPLLGERVGIRRWIAVLVGFGGAMVIIRPGGDIAAVPSLMALGAAFCYAIFQILTRKLAPHDDSRTTAVYTVVVTLTVSSAIAPFGFTFPEDSATWLLFLALGVFGGISHFFLIKAYETGQASVLSPFDYGQLVGATLLGYLIWGDFPDGWTWVGVAIIITSGVYIAHREARRKLS; encoded by the coding sequence ATGACATCACCCCCCACCGCGGGCGGCGGATCCCAGCTTCGCGCCATTTTCTATATGTGCCTGGCGACAGTGCTGTTGTTTCCGATGCTCAACGCCACGGTAAAATATCTCGGCCCCGATTATTCCGTGTGGCAGATCATCTGGGTGCGCTCGATCATGCATATCGTCGTCATGTTGGCGTTGTGCGCGCCGGGGTACGGTTTGGTGCGCATCTTCACCACCACCCGGCCGCTTCTGCAATTGACCCGTTCGGCGCTACAGGTCGGCGCCATGTTCTTTTTTATGACCGCGCTCCAGGTGCTGCCGCTCGCCACCGTCACGTCGATCACCTTTACCGCCGCTTTCATGGTGGTGATGTTCTCCATCCCCCTGCTCGGCGAGCGCGTTGGCATTCGGCGCTGGATCGCGGTGCTGGTTGGCTTCGGCGGCGCCATGGTAATTATTCGGCCCGGCGGCGACATCGCGGCGGTACCCAGTTTGATGGCGCTCGGTGCGGCATTCTGCTACGCCATTTTTCAGATATTAACGCGCAAGCTCGCGCCGCACGACGATAGCCGCACCACCGCAGTCTACACCGTGGTGGTCACGCTGACCGTCTCGTCGGCGATTGCGCCGTTTGGGTTTACCTTTCCCGAAGACAGCGCCACCTGGCTGTTGTTCCTGGCGCTCGGCGTGTTCGGCGGGATTTCGCATTTCTTTCTGATCAAGGCCTATGAGACCGGTCAGGCTTCGGTGCTGTCGCCCTTCGATTACGGGCAGCTTGTCGGCGCAACGCTGCTGGGCTATCTCATCTGGGGTGATTTTCCCGACGGCTGGACGTGGGTCGGGGTGGCTATCATTATCACCTC